The Ostrinia nubilalis chromosome 17, ilOstNubi1.1, whole genome shotgun sequence genome contains a region encoding:
- the LOC135080288 gene encoding uncharacterized protein LOC135080288, whose translation MDTELQELKSVLRSLVVSSPTQVDVRALLRDYRNMMGVPVPLAKYGYRDPVTFLRERFSDCFVFQGPQNNPVLTLIVPDALKHIDKFVQRQKPSTNVKFKEKRRSIPEQIINKSTKNLIASTFIPPPKNKQYNTTTPKLTTNTATNKNYTPESGNIPLHKSINKLNIQDQALSQESIASNKEKSQDNSAEERLQDLNSSQSALQKFLKKRLPFYNSSQHLSSDKYDSGIASSKGDDDSGRRTSSSTGSKAALLEELKKEIRDLVEEHPEGVWCTDLIALYRQRYKRELEFERFGLTSVAALAVGVGGVHVSRAGDGWLLSAAPAPPRRHVPLSVARYAPAAPEQVDPDDALPGIDFDPDVFPQDCMHFMESIPAAPLGALAPGANVGVMLGEVYSPSHFWLLRLGDGYDAMGDMMDEMTRYYTHGEGKDRSLALGAVRVGHYCSSVFEGDWHRSLIVRVQDCDTVKVGARVRSSRRVFPFYTWPERTHRKLLVYIL comes from the exons ATGGATACAGAGCTGCAGGAGCTGAAGAGCGTGCTGCGGTCGCTGGTGGTGTCCAGCCCCACGCAGGTGGACGTGCGCGCGCTGCTGCGCGACTACCGCAACATGATGGGCGTGCCGGTGCCGCTCGCCAAGTACGGCTACCGCGACCCCGTCACGTTTCTACGAGAACGTTTCAGTGATTGCTTTGTG TTTCAAGGGCCACAGAACAATCCTGTATTAACATTAATAGTTCCTGACGCGCTGAAGCATATTGATAAGTTTGTTCAGAGACAAAAGCCATCAACAAATGTGAAATT caaagaaaaaagaagaagTATTCCGGAACAAATAATCAATAAATCAACCAAAAACTTAATAGCCAGCACATTTATACCTCCTCCAAAGAACAAACAATACAATACAACTACTCCAAAACTTACTACAAACACTGCAACTAACAAAAATTATACACCTGAATCTGGGAATATACCATTACATAAATCAATTAATAAACTCAACATTCAAGATCAAGCTCTAAGCCAAGAGTCAATAGCTAGCAATAAAGAGAAATCGCAAGATAATAGTGCAGAAGAGAGATTACAAGATCTAAACTCTTCCCAAAGTGCTTTACAAAAGTTCCTGAAGAAAAGATTACCTTTTTACAATAGTTCTCAGCACTTGAGCAGTGACAAATATGACTCGGGGATTGCCTCATCCAAAGGGGATGATGACTCTGGGAGACGGACCTCATCAA GTACAGGCAGTAAAGCAGCGTTGTTAGAAGAATTAAAAAAGGAAATAAGAGATCTGGTGGAAGAACACCCTGAAGGTGTTTGGTGTACTGATCTGATTGCATTATACAG GCAGCGGTACAAGCGCGAGCTGGAGTTCGAGCGCTTCGGGCTGACGTCGGTGGCGGCGCTGGCGGTGGGCGTGGGCGGCGTGCACGTGTCGCGCGCCGGCGACGGCTGGCTGCtgagcgccgcgcccgcgccgccgcgccgccacgtGCCGCTCAGCGTGGCTCGCTacgcgcccgccgcgcctgAGCAAGTCGACCCCGACGACGCGCTGCCGGGTATCGACTTT GACCCGGACGTGTTCCCGCAGGACTGCATGCACTTCATGGAGAGCATCCCGGCGGCGCCGCTGGGCGCGCTGGCGCCGGGCGCCAACGTCGGCGTCATGCTGGGCGAGGTCTACTCGCCCTCGCACTTCTGGCTGCTGCGCCTCGGCGACGGCTACGACGCCATGGGCGACATGATGGACGAGATGAC GAGGTACTACACGCACGGCGAGGGCAAGGACCGCTCGCTGGCGCTGGGCGCCGTGCGCGTCGGCCACTACTGCAGCAGCGTGTTCGAGGGCGACTGGCACCGCTCGCTCATCGTGCGCGTGCAGGACTGCGACACCGTCAAGGTGGGCGCTCGGGTCCGCTCGTCACGTCGCGTCTTTCCGTtttatacatggccagaacgcacccataggaaactgctcgtgtatattttgtag
- the LOC135080290 gene encoding uncharacterized protein LOC135080290: MQAAPARYVSVSELYSTDEVELLLDEIRELEPTSCRGEDVQDFEIAGSGCGAGGGGRSPAGTEATERSWDSHAHYRRAAGVRARALAPLYCRARHLLTARGACTLGVVLLAGAAAACVWAAVGLRAAELPLAPRVQLLQLAALSSALLHAALLLMHVSGLNALMPIDWNKLSTLTSAWSALSLTLGGALTLHAVLCAPEYRWAPEHIARLLCSASVSTAPASHAQGPCPALTLHAVLCAPEYRWAPEHIARLLCSASVSTAPASHAQGPCPALTLHAVLCAPEYRWAPEHIARLLCSASVSTAPASHAQGPCPALTLHAVLCAPEYRWAPEHIARLLCSASVSTAPASHAQGPCPALTLHAVLCAPEYRWAPEHIARLLCSASVSTAPASHAQGPCPALTLHAVLCAPEYRWAPEHIARLLCSASVSTAPASHAQGPCPALTLHAVLCAPEYRWAPEHIARLLCSASVSTAPASHAQGPCPALTLHAVLCAPEYRWAPEHIARLLCSASVSTAPASHAQGPCPALTLHAVLCAPEYRWAPEHIARLLCSASVSTAPASHAQGPCPALTLHAVLCAPEYRWAPEHIARLLCSASVSTAPASHAQGPCPALTLHAVLCAPEYRWAPEHIARLLCSASVSTAPASHAQGPCPALTLHAVLCAPEYRWAPEHIARLLCSASVSTAPASHAQGPCPALTLHAVLCAPEYRWAPEDIARLLCSASVSTAPASHAQGPCPALTLHAVLCAPEYRWAPEHIARLLCSASVSTAPASHAQGPCPALTLHAVLCAPEYRWAPEHIARLLCSASVSTAPASHAQGPCPALTLHAVLCAPEYRWAPEDIARLLCSASVSTAPASHAQGPCPALTLHVVLCVDLLERCLEIPIDQQIKRRKWNWIGHTL; encoded by the exons ATGCAAGCGGCGCCGGCGCGCTACGTGTCCGTGAGCGAGCTGTATTCGACTGACGAAGTGGAGCTGCTGCTCGACGAGATCCGCGAGCTGGAGCCCACGAGCTGCCGCGGCGAAGACGTGCAG GATTTCGAGATAGCCGGGAGCGggtgcggcgcgggcggcggcgggcgctcgCCGGCCGGCACGGAGGCCACGGAGCGCTCGTGGGACTCGCACGCGCACTACCGGCGCGCGGCGGGCGTGCGGGCGCGCGCGCTGGCGCCGCTGTACTGCCGCGCGCGGCACCTGCTGACGGCGCGCGGCGCGTGCACGCTGGGCGTGGTGCTgctggcgggcgcggcggcggcgtgcgtGTGGGCGGCCGTGGGGCTGCGCGCGGCCGAGCTGCCGCTGGCGCCGCGCGTGCAGCTGCTGCAGCTGGCCGCGCTGTCGTCCGCGCTGCTGCACGCCGCGCTGCTGCTCATGCACGTCTCCGGCCTCAACGCGCTCATGCCCATCGACTGGAACAAGCTG AGTACGTTGACCAGCGCGTGGAGCGCACTGTCGCTGACGCTGGGCGGCGCGCTCACGCTGCACGCCGTGCTGTGCGCGCCCGAGTACCGCTGGGCGCCCGAGCACATCGCGCGCCTGCTGTGCTCCGCCTCCGTGAGTACCGCGCCCGCCTCCCACGCACAGGGCCCGTGCCCGGCGCTCACGCTGCACGCCGTGCTGTGCGCGCCCGAGTACCGCTGGGCGCCCGAGCACATCGCGCGCCTGCTGTGCTCCGCCTCCGTGAGTACCGCGCCCGCCTCCCACGCACAGGGCCCGTGCCCGGCGCTCACGCTGCACGCCGTGCTGTGCGCGCCCGAGTACCGCTGGGCGCCCGAGCACATCGCGCGCCTGCTGTGCTCCGCCTCCGTGAGTACCGCGCCCGCCTCCCACGCACAGGGCCCGTGCCCGGCGCTCACGCTGCACGCCGTGCTGTGCGCGCCCGAGTACCGCTGGGCGCCCGAGCACATCGCGCGCCTGCTGTGCTCCGCCTCCGTGAGTACCGCGCCCGCCTCCCACGCACAGGGCCCGTGCCCGGCGCTCACGCTGCACGCCGTGCTGTGCGCGCCCGAGTACCGCTGGGCGCCCGAGCACATCGCGCGCCTGCTGTGCTCCGCCTCCGTGAGTACCGCGCCCGCCTCCCACGCACAGGGCCCGTGCCCGGCGCTCACGCTGCACGCCGTGCTGTGCGCGCCCGAGTACCGCTGGGCGCCCGAGCACATCGCGCGCCTGCTGTGCTCCGCCTCCGTGAGTACCGCGCCCGCCTCCCACGCACAGGGCCCGTGCCCGGCGCTCACGCTGCACGCCGTGCTGTGCGCGCCCGAGTACCGCTGGGCGCCCGAGCACATCGCGCGCCTGCTGTGCTCCGCCTCCGTGAGTACCGCGCCCGCCTCCCACGCACAGGGCCCGTGCCCGGCGCTCACGCTGCACGCCGTGCTGTGCGCGCCCGAGTACCGCTGGGCGCCCGAGCACATCGCGCGCCTGCTGTGCTCCGCCTCCGTGAGTACCGCGCCCGCCTCCCACGCACAGGGCCCGTGCCCGGCGCTCACGCTGCACGCCGTGCTGTGCGCGCCCGAGTACCGCTGGGCGCCCGAGCACATCGCGCGCCTGCTGTGCTCCGCCTCCGTGAGTACCGCGCCCGCCTCCCACGCACAGGGCCCGTGCCCGGCGCTCACGCTGCACGCCGTGCTGTGCGCGCCCGAGTACCGCTGGGCGCCCGAGCACATCGCGCGCCTGCTGTGCTCCGCCTCCGTGAGTACCGCGCCCGCCTCCCACGCACAGGGCCCGTGCCCGGCGCTCACGCTGCACGCCGTGCTGTGCGCGCCCGAGTACCGCTGGGCGCCCGAGCACATCGCGCGCCTGCTGTGCTCCGCCTCCGTGAGTACCGCGCCCGCCTCCCACGCACAGGGCCCGTGCCCGGCGCTCACGCTGCACGCCGTGCTGTGCGCGCCCGAGTACCGCTGGGCGCCCGAGCACATCGCGCGCCTGCTGTGCTCCGCCTCCGTGAGTACCGCGCCCGCCTCCCACGCACAGGGCCCGTGCCCGGCGCTCACGCTGCACGCCGTGCTGTGCGCGCCCGAGTACCGCTGGGCGCCCGAGGACATCGCGCGCCTGCTGTGCTCCGCCTCCGTGAGTACCGCGCCCGCCTCCCACGCACAGGGCCCGTGCCCGGCGCTCACGCTGCACGCCGTGCTGTGCGCGCCCGAGTACCGCTGGGCGCCCGAGCACATCGCGCGCCTGCTGTGCTCCGCCTCCGTGAGTACCGCGCCCGCCTCCCACGCACAGGGCCCGTGCCCGGCGCTCACGCTGCACGCCGTGCTGTGCGCGCCCGAGTACCGCTGGGCGCCCGAGCACATCGCGCGCCTGCTGTGCTCCGCCTCCGTGAGTACCGCGCCCGCCTCCCACGCACAGGGCCCGTGCCCGGCGCTCACGCTGCACGCCGTGCTGTGCGCGCCCGAGTACCGCTGGGCGCCCGAGGACATCGCGCGCCTGCTGTGCTCCGCCTCCGTGAGTACCGCGCCCGCCTCCCACGCACAGGGCCCGTGCCCGGCGCTCACGCTGCACGTCGTGCTGTGCGTCGatctattggaacgctgcctcgaaattccgatcgaccagcaaatcaagcgccgcaagtggaactggatcggccacactctctga
- the LOC135080289 gene encoding basic proline-rich protein-like — translation MLPMPGYAGFPPFPGAVPLYPPVYSPPSPMLFPHPPYPGFCPPHYPGGPFPGPMPAPLPGPAPPRRPDSGATARRPGPAAAPPRPAPLAGPSRPGPSTPDSCPDVSTRSSGAPPEARPSGDPPATPPSSRPPPEAPAAAGAPTPPGWARPRSPPPPYSGAEGPARVGPDAGDVRLSVSECEIFRLLSSVDSNAAHWYMVDAIARAMRTTTTPASALNPAAPEYRPPRPPQAPQPPRAPQPPQAPLPPRPRVPLPAGMRPPPGFGF, via the coding sequence ATGCTGCCGATGCCGGGCTACGCCGGCTTCCCGCCGTTTCCGGGCGCCGTGCCGCTCTACCCGCCCGTGTACTCGCCGCCCTCGCCGATGCTCTTCCCGCATCCCCCGTACCCGGGGTTCTGTCCGCCGCACTACCCCGGCGGCCCGTTTCCCGGCCCGATGCCGGCCCCGCTTCCCGGCCCGGCGCCCCCGCGACGTCCGGATTCCGGGGCGACCGCCCGGCGCCCGGGCCCCGCGGCGGCTCCCCCGCGACCCGCTCCCCTCGCGGGCCCCTCCCGTCCCGGTCCGTCGACTCCCGACTCTTGTCCCGATGTGTCGACGCGCTCGTCCGGCGCGCCGCCCGAGGCCCGCCCGAGCGGCGACCCGCCGGCGACCCCCCCGAGCTCGCGGCCGCCCCCCGAGGCCCCGGCCGCGGCCGGCGCGCCGACGCCGCCGGGCTGGGCGCGGCCGcggtcgccgccgccgccgtacAGCGGCGCGGAGGGCCCGGCGCGCGTGGGGCCCGACGCCGGCGACGTGCGGCTGTCGGTGTCGGAGTGCGAGATCTTCCGGCTGCTGAGCAGCGTGGACTCCAACGCGGCGCACTGGTACATGGTGGACGCCATCGCGCGCGCCATGCGCACGACCACGACGCCGGCGTCCGCGCTGAACCCGGCGGCGCCGGAGTACCGGCCCCCCCGGCCCCCGCAGGCCCCCCAGCCCCCGCGGGCCCCGCAGCCCCCCCAGGCCCCGCTGCCCCCGCGCCCGCGCGTGCCGCTGCCCGCCGGCATGCGCCCGCCGCCCGGCTTCGGCTTCTAA
- the LOC135079771 gene encoding uroporphyrinogen-III synthase-like, producing MREVTMKKAILFKSASDDYVKAFTDCNYEVIFVEPLQFKYINTEELKEKLQQKYDGLILTSPRAIEAVSKCWDPSKFVSWNARKTYTVGDVSRQKITLMLGLEALGATSGNAENLAKLICNENPKSSKFLFPCGNLRSETLPNTLESAELSVDAVVAYETVENENLQQELVELNESEEEPYCLVFFSPSGCEYVHRRLKTFSNKLSSIPHFAIGNSTAHKIENFGVDIAGVAARPKPDSVVEAVQNYFTALTEGR from the coding sequence ATGAGAGAGGTCACCATGAAGAAAGCGATATTATTTAAAAGTGCTTCCGACGACTACGTGAAAGCTTTCACTGACTGTAACTATGAAGTCATATTCGTTGAACCTCTACAGTTCAAATATATAAATACAGAAGAGCTAAAGGAAAAGCTTCAGCAAAAATATGATGGACTAATACTAACAAGCCCCAGAGCAATAGAAGCTGTCTCAAAGTGCTGGGACCCATCTAAGTTTGTTTCATGGAATGCACGAAAGACATACACCGTAGGAGATGTGAGTCGACAGAAGATAACACTTATGTTGGGCCTGGAAGCACTAGGGGCGACATCCGGTAATGCAGAAAACCTAGCTAAGTTAATCTGTAATGAGAATCCCAAATCCTCAAAATTTCTATTTCCTTGTGGGAATTTAAGGTCTGAAACTTTGCCGAACACATTGGAATCTGCAGAGCTGTCTGTGGATGCAGTGGTAGCGTACGAGACTGTGGAAAATGAGAACTTACAGCAAGAGCTGGTGGAGCTGAATGAGTCTGAAGAAGAGCCATACTGCCTGGTGTTCTTCAGCCCCTCTGGGTGCGAGTATGTGCATAGGCGGCTCAAGACATTTAGCAACAAGCTCTCTAGCATACCACACTTTGCTATTGGCAACTCTACAGCTCACAAGATTGAGAACTTTGGAGTGGACATCGCGGGTGTGGCCGCACGCCCCAAGCCCGACAGTGTTGTGGAAGCCGTGCAGAATTATTTCACAGCTCTGACTGAGGGgagataa
- the LOC135079772 gene encoding uncharacterized protein LOC135079772 yields MPLSGCSGGLLLTAVVALLLLPAQYYVPDLYSADEQLVPPPSEPPPQSVAAWFDLAFSHLPPLDLFFTLSLLILAFFTYICEWIQRKLMERRIVKLNQYLGASVERLRAWDAQQEQLEATLRMVANATCEYNLLLYLVLRQHRCLAANGPPSNCFFDKDFDEDLPFLRNATMDAQPV; encoded by the exons ATGCCTCTAAGCGGGTGTTCGGGCGGGCTACTGCTGACGGCGGTGGtggcgctgctgctgctgccgGCCCAGTACTACGTGCCGGACCTGTACTCCGCCGACGAGCAGCTGGTGCCGCCGCCGTCGGAGCCGCCGCCGCAGTCCGTCGCGGCCTGGTTCGACCTCGCCTTCTCCCACCTCCCCCCGCTAGATCTCTTCTTCACACTCTCGCTGCTCATACTAGCGTTCTTCACTTACATTTGCGAGTGGATACAGAGGAAACTGATGGAAAGACGGATAGTGAAG TTGAACCAGTACCTGGGGGCGAGCGTGGAGCGGCTGCGCGCGTGGGACGCGCAGCAGGAGCAGCTGGAGGCGACGCTGCGGATGGTGGCCAACGCCACGTGCGAGTACAACCTGCTGCTGTACCTGGTGCTGCGCCAGCACCGCTGCCTCGCCGCCAATGGACCACCCTCCAACTGCTTCTTTGACAAGGACTTCGACGAGGATCTGCCTTTTTTAAGGAACGCCACAATGGACGCGCAGCCTGTTTGA